The following proteins come from a genomic window of Malus sylvestris chromosome 4, drMalSylv7.2, whole genome shotgun sequence:
- the LOC126617676 gene encoding uncharacterized protein LOC126617676: MQRSKSASRVSPEDLLLASSSPQSSTFKPTTNDGSDHHQHEHLHLPTYDPLSHVARKERRRIRSAENAIHLIPVLLVLCAIVLWFFSNQE; the protein is encoded by the exons ATGCAGAGATCCAAAAGTGCTTCCAGAGTCTCCCCAGAGGACTTGCTTCTGGCCTCCTCCTCCCCCCAATCTTCAACCTTCAAACCAACCACAAACGACGGCTCAGATCACCACCAGCACGAACATCTGCATCTCCCCACCTACGATCCCCTCTCTCATGTGGCAAGGAAAGAACGGCGTCGTATCAGGTCCGCAGAGAACGCCATCCACTTGATACCTGTCCTGCTCGTCCTCTGCGCCATTGTCCTCTGGTTCTTTTCCAATCAAG AATGA